A segment of the Spodoptera frugiperda isolate SF20-4 chromosome 29, AGI-APGP_CSIRO_Sfru_2.0, whole genome shotgun sequence genome:
tataatgataattattatgttcaaatTGTATTATGTTCAAACCTTCTTAAGTAAAGGTCCATAGTTATGCAGTGCAGACTAAAATACtgatttaaatacataaaagttaagCTTAAACTTGTTGTAAGAAATAGTTATTAGAGGAAATATTGGTGGAGCAAaaggaaatcataaaataatgtttatttgggaatgaataaataaacagacaaataatattattgtttggtAAAAAGAGTAACAATGAATTCAACATCATACTATGTTATGTTAGAAGGTACTGAACTATTGAAGAGGAAGGTTAGTTTTCCTTTATAAAGAAAAGTTTACTTATATTCTACGTTTTTTCATACAGTAGAGAAGTAATTACCTGTTCTGTTAAATGTGAGAGCAGCTCATCCTTATCAACAACATCATCAAAGTTTTCTTCATCCTCTATTTCAATTACAGGTACCTCATCCGGGTACTTTGCTGTGTATGTGAAGACTAGTTGACACGCGAGCCCTTCTCCTTCATCAAACCCTTCAGATTTGATAGGTATACTAAACTTGTGGAAGGGTTTTGTTTCAATAACTGTAAATAaacgataatttaattttaataaacaatttacccaaatatatatatatggaCTGGTTTAGAATAATGTGATAGTAATGCTAGACTTTAGATTAGATAGTAATTTAAGTCTCAAGAAGGTAAATTTGCACCGGTGAATACAACAAAAGTTGTTCCTCAGACACAACAAAATTAACACACTTTATAACCAATTTAGAAAAGACGGGTTCGCAGTAACAGGCAACAGAACTTACTTTGCATATCTCCATAATAAATAGAGTCTAAAGCTTCCACCTCGCTCGCCTGCTCATATTGGTAATccatgatttcttttttatttcacacgTTTTAGTTGCGATTCCACAGTTCCCACATACACAAATTGTCAAACGAATGTCATTTTGTATGTGTCTGTGTCTTATTGTCAATGTCACGTACGATCATAGACTGTCTATATGACCACAGACGACGTGCTCCTATTCAATAAACAAGTTGTAACGACAAACATTGTCAATGTCACAATTTGTTGATGTCAAAGTCATTGCGTCAAATTCATAGAAGTgcttgtgtttatttttgtgaattataatttatttttcaattcaattgtttaagtatatgtaatacTTGTGATTTATAAAATGGATACACCCGATTTATTAACCCCTTTTAATGCGCAGTCGGATTCGGAACCATCTAATACACCAGGGTTAATATTTCaagatatacctacctacctcatcattttaaattttataagaaattttatgtttatctttacttaaatcatattatttatatttcagaaGCCAAGCAATTACCATAAGCTCATCGGCCAACGATGATTGCTCAGAATTACAAGAACACGTAATGGAGAATATTCAAAAACCTAATGTACCCAATGTAAATGTACCAGAAAGAATAGTTCTTTGCTTGGATGTTTGTTTCGACAACAACAAATCACTGTATCGGTTAGGCGACGGCTCGACATTTACACCGATTAACATGATGAAGAGAGTAATAGAATTTTTCTTACATTCTAAAAGTGCAATTAATAAGAAAACTGAGTTTGCCATTATAGTGCTGAAAGGTTCAGAAGCTGTGTGGATACAAAACTTTACTAGTAACATAAAGGATATTTTAGGTACTATTGAATATTTAAACCCAGAAGAATGTACATCTGAAATATttgatatgaaaaatattttcaattggatTCGGCAGAAAGTTGAGATACCTGAATACAAAGATGGAGAGAGCACACAGCCTCCTCCTTATGTGGTGCGCTTGCTTGTGTTCTACGTGAGATCGAACTGTATTCCAATAATTCCACAAAACGAAGCTTACTACAGCTTCCTCAAGAAACAGTTGTACTTCTACATTGACATATTGCTAGCACATGAAGAAGAATGTTCTGTGTACAAATGTGAAGAGGTGTATGATGCACTTCAGGACTTAGATAATGGTTATTCCTATGTATTTGAAGTATCCAGAAATGCAACAAAGATCCATGATTGTATTGCTAAACTACTTGCCCATCCCCTACAGAGGCCTTTACAAAAAAACACAGATTATACATTTGGTGCTAAGAATTAAACAGTATAATGCATTTTGATATTTGAGTTTGTATCATCTCTTGCTTACTCACTTCCAATcctaaaagtaataatttaatatcttgTTATAATAAGTgatgtatgtttatatttatgttcatCATATTTGCTAGgataattaaatgaaacaagCAAACTCCtttgtgatatttatttcaGCTCTTAAGAGGGGTTATGATtggtataaaagaaaaaaaaactaatgctattttattacacaatagTTTCAAATACTTAGacatttattatgtactttagaGTTGATCAATATTTTATCAGGCTCCCAGGTTTCACaccatttatttacattttgcaCAGGCAATAAATGCTGTATAGACTGGTCATTACATCTCTACTAATCCTGTATGATAAAAGCTTGGTTGACAACATCCTAAGTTGCACCAGCTAAGATATTTAACTCCAATAACTACTTACAGAAATCAAGTTGTTATTCTAAATTCTCCGACACAGCCAACATTTTAATTCCATACTTACCCATAgagattaatttataatacttGCAAGATGACTAATTTTGGATATGAAGAAATCTGAATaatcatttcaaattatatttatgtatctgTAAAATCAGCCAGAAGATCTATATTTCGAGATTGAGCAAAATTAGCAAATGATTTATCCATAACAGACATACAAATCCCATTACATGTGGATCATTTTCGTTCTTAAAGATAGTTTAGCGAGACAATATTATGAGAGGAATAAAAATATCACGAATAGGCTGTTAAATGTCACAAACACGTagcaaacatttaattaatattaataaagtaaaacaaaactcGCCAAGCTATACATTTaagtaaacatataaaaaataaaagtaacatgtaaacaaatcataaaaaatattgttttatttacaacgaTTGGATTTACATCTAAAGCAATTTCAAGGAAGAGTGCTTTCTCCTCTAGAATCAAGTATATgcagacaataaaaataaataagcataatTCGGATGACGTCTAGGGTGCACAGCTAATGGACTAAAGAATAATACATACACTAGCTGTCCTTGTTACTCAATAGCAATAAATAATCGAAATTGTGAGCATTTGTTACATGGTTTAGGGGAGGGTCTTAAAATGGCATGAAGCACTAAACAAATGCTTTATTATCATTAAGCTGCAACACTTATCATCAATAGATTACATAATTCAGATTTTAATATCctactaataattaattattcgcCTAATGTAATTAGactgttaaaaaattaaataaagcttGTATTACAATAATACGTGATTTCCCCAAGTACAAATGATTGATCAACACGAGATTTCATACAATTCAGTCACATACATTTCATTTTAcagctataataaaattacatctGAGATCCTAGGGGTGTAATGATACACTATCGATGCCTAAGATTTGACACTGGTTAATTTACGaacgaaataaataacttcatgTATCAgtctcaatattttaaaaactatttacaatattgtaataaattcagCCGTTGTCAAATAAAATACCGAGTGAATATCATGCGGAATAAGAATGAGTCAACAGCTACACCTAGCCACTTTATCACTTTCTTAAATCTGTACTCTAATGAACAGTGATACAGATTACATGGAATGATAAATGATTTTACTTACAGTACCTTAAATAAGCCAATATTTGTGATATTAAAAGAGAATAATTAAAGCGTATAACCGCTCAGCCTCATCGCTGACACGTACGTTACAACGGAACTTCAGCAAATCGTATGATGacattttataaaacgtttCTAAGAAACGACCGGCCGCACTCGACCGCTTGCGATTTCGTCATGTAGACGTCCAGCGGAATCATTACGGTAGAAGTCGCATCGAGTCGGACCGGTCGGAGGGACCACTTCAAACATAAGTCAGTTCACTGCACAGTAACTACGGAGTGGAGGCGCAGTAGTGGCACGGCCCGCAGTAGGCGATGACACTCGGCGGGAAGACGGGACACGGAACTAGTCGTGCGGCGCCGGGACACGGGACCGGTCGCGGCGCCCACACACGGAACTAGTCGCGCGGCGCCGCGACACAGACTAGTTGTGCGGCGCCGCGCCACACAGCGGTCACAGCACGGCGGCGGCCAGCGCCTGCAGCGCCTGCAGGCCGCGTCAGGCCGGCGCCGCGCGCTCCGCCCGCTCGGGGACGGCCGGCGCCGCCTcgtccgcgcccgcgccgccgccgcgcgcgcgcATCACGTACGCGTACGTGCGGTACCTCTTTATCTGTCGAATACATCACACATTATTATTTCACTTGAACGTAGTACGTACGATATGGAAGGAGACAGGTGTGGTATAGTACCTCGTGCACGAGGTAGTGTTCCTTGAGGCGCGCGTGCGGCGCGTGCGTGGAGTGCGCGTGGTCCCGCGCGTGTCGCAGCGCGGCCAGTTCCTCCTCGAGCCGCGCCGCGCGCTCCTCGTGCTCCGCCAACTGCTCGCGCTGTACGATACCAAAATACGTTATTTACCTACTTCCATATAGATTCTTATGAGATTAAATGGTTATTTTTCATTTAGGACTGTACAAATCTCAAAATATGTAGTGCAAGTATATGTGTTGTGTAGTACCATGGAGAGCTTGGTGTGTGTACAGGGCAGTAGAGGGCGCTGGAACTTGCGCTGTGAGCCGACGGCGCCGGCCAGTGGCGCGGCCGAGTACGCGGCGCACACGAAGTTGATCGTTTCCACCCACGAACATAACTCCTTCGAATCGCtgcaatacaaattaatattttaacaacatCGAAAACTGTTATAATaggctataaataataatacaatgaaCAAGACAAGTTTCATCAACTAATAGTCATACAAACCTCGTTTGAAATAAGTATTCGGCCTGGTCAGCAGTCTGCAATCGAAATACGTGCTGCTTTTTCGTGTAGTCGGTCGCTTTCGTCGCCAGTGCGTGATGTATTCTGAAGataaatcatttctttttaacatTAATAGTTCCATATATATACATAACTAGTATAtgaatgtacataattatgtgttacCTGATAGCATTGTGTAAGTTATCGGACATCTGACTGCGTCGGAACCCGTGTTCGTCTTTATGAAGATATAGCACCAAGTCTCGCAGCGTACAGTAGAACATTTTCCAACCTCGACGGCCAAACGGAGCTGTAAACCGAAATAAGAGCTTTATGGGAAaatttacacaattttatttgttagggGTCGTCCATTAATCATTTCAACGATTTTTTGACCTTGGTGATATGTGTTGAGATTTTAGATTAACGGACGtctcacgtgattaatggacgtCCCCTTACCTTAATTTTTTAGTAATCTTATTTTAATCGAATTCGTGACAAATGGATGCGACGTGAACCGAGTGGTGGTATGGTAGAGAAGATATGTACATTTGTAAGCACTGTACTCTTCCTGTAAGCAATCTATCTCCACTCTTACTATGTATTGATGTAAAAGTCGTTGCTTGGTCTCTGTTTAAATACAAAAGAATGGTATGTACTAACTTTTCTTCCCGTTAGCGTCGACGCAGCACTTGCGCATGACGTATCCCTTCTTGTACTCGATGGCGCGGCTCTGGTCGGGCACGTCCAGGAACGGGTTGGCCCCCGCGCCGCCACTGCGGACCTCGCCGCCCGCGCCACCCGCCGGCTGGGCTTCCGCGTCGCTGTACATTCACAACAATAACGACATTATTATTAGATCATTCACCAAGAAAAAACTAGGAAATAAAGTCATTAGTCGGTCCATTGTCCTTGCCTACCCCTCATGGGatacaggcgtgaagttatgtatgtatgtatgtaaactttgATAATCAGTAGTTTATCAAAGTTAACATGGGTAGTTGCTCAAACAGTCCATGTATGGTAGGCCAACCTGTGCGCAAACAGGTCCTGGCCACTTTCTTCCAGTGTTCCTTTTACATGACGCGAACTTTAATAGTGCACCATGTTGACTTCTATAACCTActaagaaatattattgttacagATGCGTATATAGGGTGGTACGTACAGTGCCCACTGCAGTGGCTGCGTCCGGATGGCGTGGTAGAGTTGTTTGAGTGTTTCCCTCGGGAAGTTGTCTCCGTCGTTGAGGTCCGCGAGGTTGTCTATGAACTCCGCGCACGACATGCGGCGGAACGTTCCTCCGCCGCCGCAGCCGTGCAGGTCCGTGTTCAGGAGCATTATGGCGCACGTCAGCGTGTGCACCGCGTCTGGAATATGGATTTATCTCGATTACAAATTGTGTTCACTGTGGCCATAGAAAACTTTTGTTGTAATTTTTCCGAGACTCAAAAAAATGCTTGTAGAAAGGAAACAATTAATCTGTTATAAAGGAtggcagataacttggcaagattttgttatcatttttttcaaattactttattaactagaAATATGCGGACGCGgacgttcaatagtcagcgCAAAGTCGTCACCCctgcgcacgatgcttgtgaggatcaatccctgtgcgattggcggaaatttcttataattaaaaaaaaaatttgcaaGTTACATGTTGAAGACTATACTGGCAGTCGACTATGATATATTGAATAATACACGGTGAGTGTATGTGTACCTTGCGAGTTGAAGGAGCCGGGGTTGCACTCGAGGTACCTCCGCGAGAAGTGCACGAGGACCCGCTCCCGCTCCTGCGTCTCGCCGGAGAGCGCGAACCGCGCCAGGAACGTGCGCAGCGCCGCGTCCAGCGTCGCGCCAGACAACTCGAAGTGGCGCACGTACTCCTCCGCCACCGCGCGGGAGAACTCGTTGCTGGACAATACggaccaatttcaataacctatctatcgaTAGATCTCAGATCTGACTATAATACAAAGTGTGTCACTGTGTCATAAATTCATAATTCTAAGTTATTCAACTGGCTGTTTAGGCAATACTTCTGAATTCTCTAAACATATCAAAGTTTGCCCTTTCTGTCTACGTTCTTTACAATCGAAGACCTACTCAGATTATACTAAACTATTAAGAGGTACTATAACTTACTTTTTACTTAAATGCCTCGAAACATCCGACTTCTTGAATCCGTCGAGGTGGTAGAGTCGCTTGGCGAGTCGTTCGGCGGAAGGTATGTCGACGGCCTTGGGGCTGTAGTGGAACGAGTGCAGCGAGTCCCCGTCCGAGCCCTCGTCCGACCCACCGTCGGACCCGCTACACAGCTCCTGCAATACAACGCATTCATGTAGTACACAACTATACATGAAGAtcttttatgtatgttaagttAGAGATTCACCCCCAAATACTGAAaggctactcaattttaagttatacttaaatatcgtgctatttctgtcatattataaagaattaataaggacagaactagttttgggagcgacttaaaattaagtaacgtttgagtattcggacatcaAAGTTTTAGTTAGCTTTACTTGGGTGTTCATGTCTCAGCGGAGATAATGTTTACTAATAACATGAACGTACCTGATATCCCTGGTTCTCCGGCGAGTTATGTCCGTTTTCTTTACCATTCTGCGtgtaattactattattattgttatttacattttctgtGACGTTCGCGTTCTGTTTGTCGGGGCCTTTGACTTGTATCACTATTCTGTAGTCGTTGTTGTGGTCTCCGTTGAGGGTGACGTCGCTGCCGTGTTCGTTGGAGTAGGAGGAGTTGGATTTGGCTCGTTTGTGGCAAGGTTCGGAGACTAGTATCGTGGAGTCGGAGTCGGACGGGTCGGACAGTTCCATCCGCGGACACTCGCGCCCCGTCTCGAACATGTCGTCCTGGTCCTGGTAGTCCGGGCTCGATATGTTCGACACCGCTTCTGATAGACTCATGTCCCCTTCAAGTGGAAAGAAATAGGTTAGGTAAGTGACGAATTAATGTAGAATGTAATGGTGCTAGATTATTTAGAATTTCTAAAACATTATATAATAGTGATAAatgataatgtaattttttctaTGAGTTTGCGTTctacgctctgattggccggctcgaataaaacaaaccaatcaaagcgccgaatgcgttttcgtttcgattaccgtacgtacgtaaagcaaactcatactaagggtactggtcacTGATATAGAATTCTTGTGTAGAATAACCCAAGTGTGGTAGTTACCATTGAGGGGTCGATGGTGGTGGTGCGTGACGAGGTGTCGGTGGGGGGGCGTGGCGCGGGACGACATCACGGACGACGACGCCGACGTCGGCGACGCGGGCGACGACGACCTGCAGAAATAAAGCATATTATAAACAAtactgaaatataattatatatttttcatataaatctaCTGAATACTCCACACATGCATATTATCATCATAACACTGTTATCCATTCAAATTACAGTTACTTACGAAGAAATGATTACAAGTAACGTTACCTTTTCTTTAGTATCATTCATCATGCAAGTTATTGCTTAAAAGTTATAGAGAATTAACCTCAATGTTGTAAGTCATAAGATTCAAAGCTGGatattgttgtttgttaaaACAGATTAATAGCAGTTTTAATAGTAATTggtaagtttaaatttaattaattagtcagTAGAACGCCTTATTGCTCTAATGTTAGCAAGCACTGCTTCCGCTGCTTCAGACTGAATTTCTGATAACTACCTCTACTAATGCAGATTTCGTATTTTAAGAGAGAAAtgtgttataaattataatgttacgTTTACCAAAGATCGAGAGAATGTTTATTTCCTAACAAAGGAATGGTATCCCCAAACAATTTGAAAGTTAAGtaaaaacagacaaacagaaaactaataaaaagtattaaactagaatattcaattaaaaacctTAATAAATCTACACACTACAAAGTACTAAATTCtctaatttaattgaaatatacggCACACTTGCACTTTaggaaaagctctactagtttcaagtcataccgGGACTCATAGATGCGCAGCGATGTCGCCTCGAAACTAGTAGTTTTCAACATTAGTTCACAAGAGTAAGccgtatatttaaattaatttagggcctgtttcacaatgtttgGATAGCGACTATCTACTAAACAAATTTAACTTATAGAACATAATTTTCATGAACTATCTGCcattatttttaggtaattatAAGAGGGTGGTAAAACAGGACCTCAGAATGTGACTAGGATATAAATAATACGATAATACGTGTGTAGTTATAAACAAAGGTTGGGCATACCGTTGCGACATGCCGTCGGATATGGAGGTGGAGTTGGAGGTGGCGCCCGAGCGGCCCGAGCCGTTGCAGGCGGCGCGCTCCGCGGCGCTCGACACCGGCGCGTTGTACGTCCACACGATCCTACGTACCACACACACGTCACTACCCAGCTACCCAGCTACCCATCTACTCTACACACGCTACGTATCTAAGCCCCCTTACGCACTAGCAGTTGACCACCAAGGCGGTTCGTATCGCCAGACGCGGTTACCATACCGGTTGTATATTACATTGAAAAAGCGGCCAACCGCGGGGGACGGCTAGCCGCGCGGTTGGCCGCTAGTGCGTAAGTCCCTTGAGAGTACAGTCTCACTTACATATATTCAGGTTTGAGGATGTTATTGGTATTGAGATTTCATAAAAATAGGTTAACTCAGAAAAGGCCACATATAAATGCaatcgaattgagaacctcttcATTTCTTTGAATACCAGGTATTAAGTCCGCTTTATACATATCtattgtagttatatttttaaactgaagtGTAAAACAGATTAGTTGCAAATGGCGAATCaggttattgttattaattaatgacaAATTAGTAAATTGTTTTGAAGTGACAGAAATAAACTGAGCAGTGATGCTAACGCGAAGCAGCGTGGTTAAAACATTAGGGTTATGTTTGATGATGACTGAAATTGTATT
Coding sequences within it:
- the LOC118268405 gene encoding PH and SEC7 domain-containing protein isoform X6, which gives rise to MADERLVVLNRSDNLGFGFSLLGEAGLPHIIYEIEENSPAARSGEVEAGDVLLKVNGTDVNRFTTREVLKCLRLSSDPVTLRLRKDPQIKASVRRYLAAAAERRSSGAGARTNHDSRSASPPSSNSNSNSSSNSSSNGSGVQSGDSCEALVGVEDKRRGRATPKFEAYMMTGDLMLNLSRVEHPHHNHHAPTHRTHYHRYNSTPASPSENRMCGRVELAQRHNSSPDTGLVGDHASKMFISQPASPAGGAGLSGGAGAASDGCARAHHAVRTSRSEDHLQSRVCNGKFQKESSLSAVAVEMEEDVTSSLNTLLDARPDSATPGPRSDSDPERDRIVWTYNAPVSSAAERAACNGSGRSGATSNSTSISDGMSQRSSSPASPTSASSSVMSSRATPPHRHLVTHHHHRPLNGDMSLSEAVSNISSPDYQDQDDMFETGRECPRMELSDPSDSDSTILVSEPCHKRAKSNSSYSNEHGSDVTLNGDHNNDYRIVIQVKGPDKQNANVTENVNNNNNSNYTQNGKENGHNSPENQGYQELCSGSDGGSDEGSDGDSLHSFHYSPKAVDIPSAERLAKRLYHLDGFKKSDVSRHLSKNNEFSRAVAEEYVRHFELSGATLDAALRTFLARFALSGETQERERVLVHFSRRYLECNPGSFNSQDAVHTLTCAIMLLNTDLHGCGGGGTFRRMSCAEFIDNLADLNDGDNFPRETLKQLYHAIRTQPLQWALDAEAQPAGGAGGEVRSGGAGANPFLDVPDQSRAIEYKKGYVMRKCCVDANGKKTPFGRRGWKMFYCTLRDLVLYLHKDEHGFRRSQMSDNLHNAIRIHHALATKATDYTKKQHVFRLQTADQAEYLFQTSDSKELCSWVETINFVCAAYSAAPLAGAVGSQRKFQRPLLPCTHTKLSMREQLAEHEERAARLEEELAALRHARDHAHSTHAPHARLKEHYLVHEIKRYRTYAYVMRARGGGAGADEAAPAVPERAERAAPA
- the LOC118268405 gene encoding PH and SEC7 domain-containing protein isoform X5 — encoded protein: MADERLVVLNRSDNLGFGFSLLGEAGLPHIIYEIEENSPAARSGEVEAGDVLLKVNGTDVNRFTTREVLKCLRLSSDPVTLRLRKGSLLDVREITADSPMCADPQIKASVRRYLAAAAERRSSGAGARTNHDSRSASPPSSNSNSNSSSNSSSNGSGVQSGDSCEALVGVEDKRRGRATPKFEAYMMTGDLMLNLSRVEHPHHNHHAPTHRTHYHRYNSTPASPSENRMCGRVELAQRHNSSPDTGLVGDHASKMFISQPASPAGGAGLSGGAGAASDGCARAHHAVRTSRSEDHLQESSLSAVAVEMEEDVTSSLNTLLDARPDSATPGPRSDSDPERDRIVWTYNAPVSSAAERAACNGSGRSGATSNSTSISDGMSQRSSSPASPTSASSSVMSSRATPPHRHLVTHHHHRPLNGDMSLSEAVSNISSPDYQDQDDMFETGRECPRMELSDPSDSDSTILVSEPCHKRAKSNSSYSNEHGSDVTLNGDHNNDYRIVIQVKGPDKQNANVTENVNNNNNSNYTQNGKENGHNSPENQGYQELCSGSDGGSDEGSDGDSLHSFHYSPKAVDIPSAERLAKRLYHLDGFKKSDVSRHLSKNNEFSRAVAEEYVRHFELSGATLDAALRTFLARFALSGETQERERVLVHFSRRYLECNPGSFNSQDAVHTLTCAIMLLNTDLHGCGGGGTFRRMSCAEFIDNLADLNDGDNFPRETLKQLYHAIRTQPLQWALDAEAQPAGGAGGEVRSGGAGANPFLDVPDQSRAIEYKKGYVMRKCCVDANGKKTPFGRRGWKMFYCTLRDLVLYLHKDEHGFRRSQMSDNLHNAIRIHHALATKATDYTKKQHVFRLQTADQAEYLFQTSDSKELCSWVETINFVCAAYSAAPLAGAVGSQRKFQRPLLPCTHTKLSMREQLAEHEERAARLEEELAALRHARDHAHSTHAPHARLKEHYLVHEIKRYRTYAYVMRARGGGAGADEAAPAVPERAERAAPA
- the LOC118268405 gene encoding PH and SEC7 domain-containing protein isoform X11, whose product is MADERLVVLNRSDNLGFGFSLLGEAGLPHIIYEIEENSPAARSGEVEAGDVLLKVNGTDVNRFTTREVLKCLRLSSDPVTLRLRKGSLLDVREITADSPMCADPQIKASVRRYLAAAAERRSSGAGARTNHDSRSASPPSSNSNSNSSSNSSSNGSGVQSGDSCEALVGVEDKRRGRATPKFEAYMMTGDLMLNLSRVEHPHHNHHAPTHRTHYHRYNSTPASPSENRMCGRVELAQRHNSSPDTGLVGDHASKMFISQPASPAGGAGLSGGAGAASDGCARAHHAVRTSRSEDHLQSRVCNGKFQKESSLSAVAVEMEEDVTSSLNTLLDARPDSATPGPRSDSDPERDRSSSPASPTSASSSVMSSRATPPHRHLVTHHHHRPLNGDMSLSEAVSNISSPDYQDQDDMFETGRECPRMELSDPSDSDSTILVSEPCHKRAKSNSSYSNEHGSDVTLNGDHNNDYRIVIQVKGPDKQNANVTENVNNNNNSNYTQNGKENGHNSPENQGYQELCSGSDGGSDEGSDGDSLHSFHYSPKAVDIPSAERLAKRLYHLDGFKKSDVSRHLSKNNEFSRAVAEEYVRHFELSGATLDAALRTFLARFALSGETQERERVLVHFSRRYLECNPGSFNSQDAVHTLTCAIMLLNTDLHGCGGGGTFRRMSCAEFIDNLADLNDGDNFPRETLKQLYHAIRTQPLQWALDAEAQPAGGAGGEVRSGGAGANPFLDVPDQSRAIEYKKGYVMRKCCVDANGKKTPFGRRGWKMFYCTLRDLVLYLHKDEHGFRRSQMSDNLHNAIRIHHALATKATDYTKKQHVFRLQTADQAEYLFQTSDSKELCSWVETINFVCAAYSAAPLAGAVGSQRKFQRPLLPCTHTKLSMREQLAEHEERAARLEEELAALRHARDHAHSTHAPHARLKEHYLVHEIKRYRTYAYVMRARGGGAGADEAAPAVPERAERAAPA
- the LOC118268405 gene encoding PH and SEC7 domain-containing protein isoform X9; amino-acid sequence: MADERLVVLNRSDNLGFGFSLLGEAGLPHIIYEIEENSPAARSGEVEAGDVLLKVNGTDVNRFTTREVLKCLRLSSDPVTLRLRKDPQIKASVRRYLAAAAERRSSGAGARTNHDSRSASPPSSNSNSNSSSNSSSNGSGVQSGDSCEALVGVEDKRRGRATPKFEAYMMTGDLMLNLSRVEHPHHNHHAPTHRTHYHRYNSTPASPSENRMCGRVELAQRHNSSPDTGLVGDHASKMFISQPASPAGGAGLSGGAGAASDGCARAHHAVRTSRSEDHLQKESSLSAVAVEMEEDVTSSLNTLLDARPDSATPGPRSDSDPERDRIVWTYNAPVSSAAERAACNGSGRSGATSNSTSISDGMSQRSSSPASPTSASSSVMSSRATPPHRHLVTHHHHRPLNGDMSLSEAVSNISSPDYQDQDDMFETGRECPRMELSDPSDSDSTILVSEPCHKRAKSNSSYSNEHGSDVTLNGDHNNDYRIVIQVKGPDKQNANVTENVNNNNNSNYTQNGKENGHNSPENQGYQELCSGSDGGSDEGSDGDSLHSFHYSPKAVDIPSAERLAKRLYHLDGFKKSDVSRHLSKNNEFSRAVAEEYVRHFELSGATLDAALRTFLARFALSGETQERERVLVHFSRRYLECNPGSFNSQDAVHTLTCAIMLLNTDLHGCGGGGTFRRMSCAEFIDNLADLNDGDNFPRETLKQLYHAIRTQPLQWALDAEAQPAGGAGGEVRSGGAGANPFLDVPDQSRAIEYKKGYVMRKCCVDANGKKTPFGRRGWKMFYCTLRDLVLYLHKDEHGFRRSQMSDNLHNAIRIHHALATKATDYTKKQHVFRLQTADQAEYLFQTSDSKELCSWVETINFVCAAYSAAPLAGAVGSQRKFQRPLLPCTHTKLSMREQLAEHEERAARLEEELAALRHARDHAHSTHAPHARLKEHYLVHEIKRYRTYAYVMRARGGGAGADEAAPAVPERAERAAPA
- the LOC118268405 gene encoding PH and SEC7 domain-containing protein isoform X8: MADERLVVLNRSDNLGFGFSLLGEAGLPHIIYEIEENSPAARSGEVEAGDVLLKVNGTDVNRFTTREVLKCLRLSSDPVTLRLRKDPQIKASVRRYLAAAAERRSSGAGARTNHDRSASPPSSNSNSNSSSNSSSNGSGVQSGDSCEALVGVEDKRRGRATPKFEAYMMTGDLMLNLSRVEHPHHNHHAPTHRTHYHRYNSTPASPSENRMCGRVELAQRHNSSPDTGLVGDHASKMFISQPASPAGGAGLSGGAGAASDGCARAHHAVRTSRSEDHLQFQKESSLSAVAVEMEEDVTSSLNTLLDARPDSATPGPRSDSDPERDRIVWTYNAPVSSAAERAACNGSGRSGATSNSTSISDGMSQRSSSPASPTSASSSVMSSRATPPHRHLVTHHHHRPLNGDMSLSEAVSNISSPDYQDQDDMFETGRECPRMELSDPSDSDSTILVSEPCHKRAKSNSSYSNEHGSDVTLNGDHNNDYRIVIQVKGPDKQNANVTENVNNNNNSNYTQNGKENGHNSPENQGYQELCSGSDGGSDEGSDGDSLHSFHYSPKAVDIPSAERLAKRLYHLDGFKKSDVSRHLSKNNEFSRAVAEEYVRHFELSGATLDAALRTFLARFALSGETQERERVLVHFSRRYLECNPGSFNSQDAVHTLTCAIMLLNTDLHGCGGGGTFRRMSCAEFIDNLADLNDGDNFPRETLKQLYHAIRTQPLQWALDAEAQPAGGAGGEVRSGGAGANPFLDVPDQSRAIEYKKGYVMRKCCVDANGKKTPFGRRGWKMFYCTLRDLVLYLHKDEHGFRRSQMSDNLHNAIRIHHALATKATDYTKKQHVFRLQTADQAEYLFQTSDSKELCSWVETINFVCAAYSAAPLAGAVGSQRKFQRPLLPCTHTKLSMREQLAEHEERAARLEEELAALRHARDHAHSTHAPHARLKEHYLVHEIKRYRTYAYVMRARGGGAGADEAAPAVPERAERAAPA